One window of Thermoflexus sp. genomic DNA carries:
- a CDS encoding glycerol-3-phosphate acyltransferase, with the protein MGLWLALAAYLVGSILPAEIFVRWRTGRSPHDFEDNPGGGGAWRLAGPLAGVITILFDMGKGAIPTAIALQAGFRPPELIAVAVAPVIGHCWPFYKIIRLDRGGRGLGPATGALFAMAFREVVPAYILGALVAYRLRWLPSVGIVAFPLGLILMLLWHVPPERLTAALAVMLVVLVRNVGLLWTVLRTRGARLPH; encoded by the coding sequence ATGGGGCTGTGGCTGGCGCTGGCGGCTTACCTGGTGGGCTCGATCCTGCCGGCGGAGATCTTTGTGCGCTGGCGGACGGGTCGAAGCCCGCACGACTTTGAAGACAACCCCGGAGGCGGCGGGGCATGGCGGCTGGCCGGACCGCTGGCCGGGGTGATCACGATCCTGTTCGATATGGGGAAAGGGGCGATCCCCACCGCTATCGCCCTGCAGGCCGGGTTCCGCCCGCCGGAGCTGATCGCCGTGGCGGTCGCGCCGGTGATCGGCCACTGCTGGCCGTTCTACAAGATCATCCGCCTCGATCGGGGCGGGCGAGGGTTAGGGCCGGCGACCGGCGCGTTGTTCGCCATGGCCTTCCGCGAGGTGGTGCCCGCTTACATCCTGGGGGCGCTCGTCGCCTATCGTCTCCGCTGGCTCCCCAGCGTGGGCATTGTCGCCTTTCCCCTCGGGCTGATCCTGATGCTCCTCTGGCACGTTCCCCCGGAGCGTCTCACGGCGGCCCTCGCGGTCATGCTGGTGGTGCTGGTCCGGAATGTGGGGCTTTTGTGGACCGTGCTTCGCACCCGCGGGGCGCGGTTGCCGCATTAA